From one Leishmania major strain Friedlin complete genome, chromosome 33 genomic stretch:
- a CDS encoding putative trans-splicing factor — protein sequence MEEGFDAHVATVTLEEIPAYEENEVTLLSDDDALRYDSVTEVTKLLRSSYLSGMLRRLSDYEQTTGRGRNCIPSDDPEYQYVSDCSSLVLRIEVEKSRVHVFLRAQYSIRFPELAMFFSDSVLYAKVVKIIQNSVDLSSVVGQLDELIPSQLLVVVVACASTTSGRDLSPEELSRVLEACEELENLEMAKQTFLEYIQCSMPLICPNLCAFLGTGITSQLFAISGSVAKLSIMDPADLARLGSRRSNDSGIAIKTTGFLSNCDLVANLPPQLRPKALRLISSVTLTLARIDANRRAPTNYEGVRERRLACNRMRAWLDPPVLRGAGHNMYERRGRKRRRAS from the coding sequence ATGGAGGAAGGCTTTGATGCACATGTGGCGACCGTCACCCTTGAAGAGATCCCAGCGTACGAGGAGAACGAGGTGACACTGCTGAGCGACGATGATGCGCTTCGGTACGATAGCGTTACAGAGGTCACTAAGCTGCTCCGTTCGTCCTACCTGAGCGGGATGCTGCGTCGTTTGAGTGACTACGAGCAGACAACGGGACGCGGCAGGAACTGCATTCCATCTGACGATCCCGAGTACCAGTACGTGTCCGACTGCAGCTCGCTGGTGCTACGCATCGAAGTGGAGAAGAGCCGTGTGCACGTCTTTCTGCGTGCACAGTACAGCATCCGCTTCCCGGAGCTGGCCATGTTCTTCTCTGATAGCGTTCTCTACGCCAAAGTGGTCAAGATAATCCAAAACAGCGTTGACCTTAGTTCCGTCGTTGGGCAATTGGACGAGCTCATCCCGTCccagctgctggtggtggtggtagcaTGTGCCTCCACGACGTCTGGTCGCGATTTGTCTCCTGAGGAGTTGAGCCGTGTGCTGGAAGCGTGCGAGGAGCTTGAGAACCTCGAAATGGCTAAGCAAACGTTCCTTGAATACATCCAGTGCTCGATGCCGCTCATCTGCCCCAACCTGTGCGCCTTCCTCGGCACCGGCATCACGTCGCAGCTCTTCGCCATCTCGGGTAGCGTAGCCAAGCTGTCCATCATGGACCCCGCCGATTTGGCGAGGCTCGGCAGTCGACGCTCCAACGACAGCGGAATCGCAATAAAAACAACTGGGTTCCTTAGTAACTGCGACCTGGTAGCAAACCTGCCACCCCAGCTTCGGCCTAAGGCACTACGTTTGATTTCAAGCGTTACACTAACGCTTGCGCGCATTGACGCGAACCGGCGCGCCCCAACCAACTACGAAGGTGTTCGTGAGCGTCGACTGGCGTGTAACCGTATGCGTGCTTGGCTGGACCCACCGGTGCTGCGTGGCGCCGGCCACAACATGTACGAGCGTCGCGGTCGAAAGCGTCGACGCGCGAGCTaa